Proteins encoded together in one Undibacterium sp. CCC3.4 window:
- a CDS encoding flagellar protein FlaG, which produces MDILATGSSLPSGQLISSKNIDKETAPPAAATFTTANTSASASNTVAPAAEKKTDPAQLKQAVKEINQALQSHNQEVRFSIDADSKRVIVKVVDEKTNQVLRQMPSQEALEISKSLDKLQGLLIKQQA; this is translated from the coding sequence ATGGACATACTCGCGACTGGCAGCAGCCTTCCCTCGGGACAATTGATCAGCAGTAAAAATATCGATAAAGAAACCGCGCCCCCAGCGGCGGCGACTTTCACTACAGCCAACACCAGCGCCAGCGCAAGTAACACCGTCGCGCCTGCCGCCGAGAAAAAAACCGACCCGGCCCAGCTCAAGCAAGCCGTCAAAGAAATCAATCAAGCATTGCAAAGTCATAATCAAGAGGTGCGTTTTTCCATCGATGCCGACAGCAAGCGCGTGATTGTCAAAGTGGTCGATGAAAAAACTAATCAAGTGCTGCGGCAAATGCCGAGTCAAGAAGCGCTTGAAATTTCCAAATCTTTGGATAAATTACAGGGTTTACTGATCAAGCAACAGGCGTAA
- the rfbF gene encoding glucose-1-phosphate cytidylyltransferase yields the protein MKAVILAGGLGTRISEETSLRPKPMIEIGGYPILWHIMKSYSAHGVNEFVICCGYKGYVIKEYFANYFLHMSDVTFDMQNNRMEVHERHAEPWKVTLVDTGDDTMTGGRLKRVARYIENEEAFCFTYGDGVSNVDIAASIAFHKQHGKAATVTAVLPPGRYGALERDADRVAGFTEKPRGDGGWINGGYFVLSPSVLDLIDDDSQSWELEPLNRLATQQQLMAYEHSGYWQPMDTLREKNLLEELWASGKAPWKIW from the coding sequence ATGAAAGCCGTGATACTGGCCGGCGGTCTCGGTACCCGGATTTCCGAAGAAACCTCGCTGCGCCCGAAGCCGATGATAGAAATCGGCGGTTATCCTATTCTTTGGCATATCATGAAATCGTATTCTGCCCATGGAGTCAATGAATTCGTGATTTGCTGCGGTTACAAGGGTTACGTGATCAAGGAGTATTTTGCCAATTACTTCCTGCACATGTCCGATGTCACTTTTGATATGCAGAATAACCGCATGGAAGTACATGAACGGCATGCCGAACCGTGGAAGGTGACGCTGGTCGATACCGGCGACGACACCATGACGGGCGGCCGTTTGAAGCGCGTGGCGCGGTATATAGAAAATGAAGAAGCGTTTTGCTTTACCTATGGCGATGGGGTGTCGAACGTCGATATCGCTGCCTCGATTGCCTTTCATAAACAGCATGGAAAAGCCGCCACGGTCACGGCCGTTTTGCCGCCTGGGCGATATGGTGCGCTCGAACGTGATGCTGACAGGGTGGCAGGATTTACTGAAAAGCCGCGCGGTGATGGTGGTTGGATCAATGGCGGTTATTTTGTGTTGTCACCCTCGGTACTCGATTTGATCGATGATGATAGCCAGAGTTGGGAATTGGAACCGCTCAATCGCTTAGCCACCCAACAGCAGTTAATGGCTTACGAACACAGTGGCTATTGGCAACCGATGGATACCTTGCGGGAAAAAAATCTACTCGAAGAATTGTGGGCTTCCGGGAAAGCGCCATGGAAAATTTGGTAA
- a CDS encoding class I SAM-dependent methyltransferase → MKCRHCAAPLEQVFLDLGSAPPSNAYLRESDLPRAETWLPLKIMICTSCWLAQTEDFTGRENLFDADYAYFSSCSSGWLAHAQRFVSDMISQLGLDGGSMVAEIAANDGYLLQYVKAAGIPCYGVEPTHSTASAASAKGLTIYEQFFGSALAQELLEQGRAVDLLVANNVLAHVPDINDFVAAFAQLLKPHGVLSVEFPHLLNMVQQNQFDTAYHEHYSYLSFHAVQRIFAAQGLQVFDVQEWPTHGGSLRVLAQRCDSGTRAITAGVGQMLAREVAAGMLDVAFYRHAQAAAETAKFALLEFLLDCRRKGLKIAAYGAAAKGNTLLNFAGVKADLLPYVVDINPHKQGKYLPGSRIPIVGVEHMQRHRPDVIMILPWNLHLEIMRELETVLQVPAQFFIAIPAIHQLKLS, encoded by the coding sequence ATGAAATGCCGCCATTGCGCCGCGCCACTCGAACAGGTTTTTCTCGACCTCGGCAGCGCGCCGCCATCGAACGCTTATCTGCGTGAGAGTGATTTGCCGCGCGCGGAAACCTGGTTGCCCTTGAAAATCATGATTTGCACCTCGTGTTGGTTGGCGCAAACAGAAGATTTCACCGGTAGAGAAAATCTGTTCGATGCCGATTATGCCTATTTCAGTTCTTGCTCCTCGGGCTGGCTGGCCCATGCGCAGCGTTTTGTCAGCGACATGATCAGTCAACTCGGTCTCGATGGCGGCAGCATGGTGGCGGAAATCGCCGCCAATGATGGCTACCTGTTGCAATATGTAAAAGCGGCCGGCATTCCTTGTTATGGGGTTGAACCCACGCACAGCACGGCGAGTGCCGCCAGCGCCAAGGGCTTGACTATTTACGAGCAATTTTTTGGCTCGGCATTGGCGCAGGAATTGCTGGAGCAGGGGCGGGCAGTCGATTTACTGGTGGCCAACAATGTCTTGGCCCATGTGCCGGATATCAATGACTTTGTTGCAGCATTTGCACAGTTATTAAAGCCGCACGGCGTGCTCAGCGTGGAATTCCCGCATTTATTGAATATGGTGCAGCAAAACCAGTTTGATACGGCGTATCACGAACATTATTCCTATCTGTCGTTTCATGCGGTGCAGCGAATTTTTGCCGCACAGGGCTTGCAAGTCTTCGATGTGCAGGAATGGCCTACCCATGGCGGCAGCTTGCGCGTGTTGGCGCAGCGCTGCGATAGTGGAACGCGCGCGATCACGGCTGGGGTTGGGCAGATGCTGGCGCGCGAAGTGGCCGCAGGCATGTTGGACGTGGCATTTTATCGCCATGCCCAAGCGGCGGCAGAAACAGCCAAATTTGCCTTGCTCGAATTTTTACTCGATTGCCGCCGCAAGGGTTTGAAGATTGCCGCGTATGGAGCTGCAGCCAAAGGCAATACACTGCTCAATTTCGCCGGAGTGAAAGCCGATTTACTGCCGTATGTGGTTGATATCAATCCGCACAAGCAGGGGAAATACTTACCTGGCAGCAGAATACCGATAGTTGGCGTCGAGCATATGCAACGCCATCGTCCTGATGTCATTATGATTTTGCCGTGGAATTTACACCTCGAGATCATGCGTGAATTAGAAACTGTTTTACAAGTTCCGGCACAATTCTTTATCGCCATACCGGCAATACATCAACTTAAGCTCAGCTAA
- a CDS encoding flagellin, whose product MASYINTNIASMTAQNNLTKSQSSLATAMQRLSSGLRINSAKDDAAGLAISQRMTSQLNGQNQAARNANDGISLAQTAEGDLSQISTNLQRIRDLAVQASNGTNSASDRAALNNESHQLISEINRVASTSNFNGVNLLDGSFSNQSFQVGANGSANDQITIGAISSAKSSSLGVGSTSGYSSTVSGSSSTNNAIGAGDLVINGANIGASSADGVSYKDAAASAIAKAAAINASTGTTGVVATAQATTISGTAATTKTAIAAGDIKINGVDIGAISSGSSVVSRGSQVSAAINAKTSQTGVTATFDTTTGAVSLAASDGRNITVERAATAGALDTNTGLTTDGASAAAAYTSTTTGQVNLSSTAAAGIVIDNGSGAAVTGTAAVAGSGGGVSSGGIKINGVDIGAVSSASTSQVAGQNIADAVNAVASKSGVTASADSAGLVTLKSTTGAAFTTVITGAAATASGLTAGTTSAGAGTGATAAGIATGKATQTTTAGAGVSSLDLTTAAGATSALATIDAAIQSVNTSRASLGAYQNRFTSAVTSLQTSQENLASSRSRIQDADFASETANMTRAQVLQQAGTAILAQANSAPSGVLALLR is encoded by the coding sequence ATGGCCTCATATATCAATACCAACATCGCTTCGATGACTGCGCAGAATAATCTGACTAAATCGCAATCATCGTTAGCCACAGCCATGCAACGCCTGTCTTCCGGCTTGCGTATCAACAGCGCCAAAGATGACGCTGCTGGTTTGGCGATCTCACAACGTATGACTTCGCAACTGAATGGCCAGAATCAAGCGGCCCGTAATGCGAACGACGGTATCTCTTTAGCGCAAACCGCTGAGGGCGATTTGTCGCAAATCTCTACTAACTTGCAACGTATTCGTGACTTGGCCGTGCAAGCATCCAATGGTACCAACAGTGCTTCCGATCGCGCCGCTCTCAATAATGAATCGCATCAGTTGATCTCTGAGATCAACCGCGTTGCCAGCACATCGAACTTCAATGGCGTGAACTTGCTTGACGGCAGCTTCTCCAACCAATCGTTCCAAGTCGGTGCCAATGGCTCTGCCAATGATCAAATCACCATCGGTGCGATTTCCAGCGCCAAATCGAGCTCGCTCGGCGTCGGTTCGACTTCCGGTTACTCGTCTACCGTGTCCGGCAGCAGCTCCACCAACAATGCAATCGGTGCCGGTGATCTGGTCATCAATGGTGCCAATATCGGTGCCAGCTCGGCCGACGGCGTATCATATAAAGATGCTGCCGCCAGTGCGATCGCCAAAGCAGCGGCCATCAATGCTTCGACCGGTACAACTGGTGTCGTGGCTACGGCACAAGCGACCACCATCAGCGGTACCGCAGCGACCACAAAAACAGCGATCGCCGCTGGCGACATCAAGATCAATGGCGTCGATATCGGTGCAATTTCTTCCGGCTCCAGCGTCGTTTCACGCGGTTCGCAAGTCAGCGCAGCGATCAATGCAAAAACTTCGCAAACTGGTGTTACAGCAACTTTCGACACGACCACGGGTGCCGTTTCCTTGGCCGCGTCCGATGGTCGCAATATCACAGTTGAACGCGCAGCGACTGCCGGCGCACTCGACACCAATACTGGTTTGACTACCGATGGCGCTTCTGCTGCTGCTGCCTACACCTCAACCACAACTGGTCAAGTCAATTTGTCTTCGACTGCTGCCGCTGGTATCGTCATTGATAACGGTTCCGGTGCAGCCGTAACTGGTACAGCAGCCGTTGCCGGTAGTGGTGGTGGCGTCAGCTCCGGTGGTATCAAAATCAATGGCGTCGATATCGGTGCAGTTTCCTCTGCTTCGACCTCGCAAGTCGCTGGTCAAAACATTGCCGACGCAGTCAATGCCGTAGCGAGCAAATCTGGTGTAACTGCCAGCGCCGACTCAGCCGGCCTGGTCACTTTGAAATCGACCACCGGTGCTGCATTCACAACCGTCATTACTGGCGCTGCCGCAACGGCCTCAGGCTTGACCGCCGGTACGACCAGCGCAGGTGCCGGTACCGGTGCCACAGCCGCCGGTATCGCAACGGGTAAAGCAACACAAACCACGACAGCCGGTGCCGGGGTCTCTTCACTCGACCTGACCACGGCAGCCGGTGCAACGTCCGCTTTGGCAACAATCGATGCAGCGATTCAATCGGTGAATACCTCGCGCGCTTCGCTCGGTGCTTACCAAAATCGTTTCACTTCGGCTGTTACCAGCCTGCAAACTTCGCAAGAGAATTTGGCTTCTTCCCGTAGCCGTATTCAAGATGCTGACTTTGCATCGGAAACTGCCAACATGACACGTGCCCAAGTATTGCAACAAGCTGGTACGGCAATCTTGGCGCAAGCTAACTCGGCACCAAGTGGTGTTCTTGCTCTGCTGCGTTAA
- a CDS encoding tetratricopeptide repeat protein — MKAGKLKLASIGEAKKLFKANALPEAELACRQLIGKFPLHAEANYLLAKIALKRQDCSLAFTYLRSAMSSVQIRSQDAREFYDFLDVCLSTLQFELMEQGSLWLSAQCPKDAYAWDYLAISFIQQEKFQVALAAAEKSLVLLPTNARMCNNAGAALNGLHKFAAAIPYLERAVLYEPSLANAHNNLGNALNGVERKQEAIYSYLRAIAIDSNSYYIHSNLAGVYVDLQRFEEATTHHLRSIELNPAYIKPYAALINTFARVGQVGAALDLAQVAFTHSKDDAELWSAYGNTLQKAHQLDAAIEAYMQALKLEKDPQSDFARKVFSSLLFTLNCHADLSAEVIYSAYQDFEIRFGVPFRSAWTVLNNEKNPGKRLKVGYLSQAFCNQVCRYFLLPLLEQHDSAVVEVFAYSDPPYEDHVTERYQASVDHWRDTRGMSDEAIVELIKSDGIDILIDISGHSTDNRLGVFARKPAPVSLHWLDFGYTTGLTAVDYYLTDSQGVTDDCDHLFSEKLWRLDGPAFAYRPDFQEEFATDSPFLQDGIITFGSLSRANRINHKLIAVWAAILDAMPNSRLVINSGDFKDKPNQDAMAQRFVDLGIARDRLEVGYDSPSRIPLSKIDISLDCFPHNSGTTLIESLYMGVPFVSLANRPTVGRIGSSVLAAAGHREWIAETEMEYAEKVLTLAHDTEALIHLRKNLRREIQGSPLMDEVGFARSVEKAYRQMWQIYCQKDNA; from the coding sequence ATGAAAGCAGGAAAATTGAAGCTGGCCAGCATCGGCGAAGCGAAAAAATTATTCAAGGCCAATGCCTTGCCTGAGGCTGAATTGGCCTGTCGGCAACTGATCGGGAAATTCCCGCTGCATGCCGAAGCCAATTACTTATTGGCGAAAATCGCCTTGAAGCGGCAGGATTGTAGTTTGGCCTTTACCTATTTGCGCAGCGCCATGTCGAGTGTACAGATACGCAGCCAAGATGCGCGCGAATTTTATGATTTTCTTGATGTCTGCTTGAGCACTCTTCAATTCGAGCTCATGGAGCAGGGCAGTCTGTGGTTGAGCGCACAGTGCCCCAAAGATGCCTATGCCTGGGATTACCTGGCGATCTCTTTTATACAGCAGGAGAAATTCCAGGTCGCCTTGGCCGCTGCCGAGAAATCCTTGGTGTTGCTGCCAACTAATGCCCGGATGTGCAACAACGCCGGTGCCGCCTTAAATGGTCTGCACAAGTTTGCCGCCGCCATTCCCTACCTTGAACGTGCTGTGTTGTATGAACCCTCATTGGCGAATGCGCATAATAATCTGGGCAATGCGCTCAATGGGGTAGAGCGTAAACAAGAGGCGATATACAGTTACCTGCGCGCGATCGCGATCGATTCGAACAGTTATTATATTCACAGCAATTTGGCAGGGGTGTATGTTGATCTGCAGCGCTTCGAAGAAGCAACTACCCATCATCTGCGCTCGATAGAGCTTAATCCGGCTTACATCAAGCCTTATGCGGCCCTGATTAATACCTTTGCTCGCGTCGGTCAGGTCGGTGCCGCCTTGGATTTGGCGCAAGTGGCGTTTACCCATAGCAAAGACGATGCGGAATTATGGTCTGCCTACGGCAATACATTGCAAAAAGCGCATCAATTGGATGCGGCGATTGAAGCGTATATGCAGGCTTTGAAGCTGGAAAAAGATCCGCAATCGGATTTTGCGCGCAAAGTATTCAGCTCACTATTGTTTACCTTGAATTGTCATGCCGATCTATCTGCTGAAGTGATATACAGCGCCTATCAAGATTTTGAAATACGCTTCGGGGTACCGTTCCGCTCCGCATGGACGGTATTGAATAATGAGAAAAACCCAGGCAAGCGCTTGAAAGTCGGCTATCTGTCTCAGGCATTTTGTAATCAAGTTTGCCGTTACTTCCTTTTACCTTTGCTCGAACAGCATGACAGCGCCGTAGTGGAAGTGTTTGCCTATTCCGACCCGCCTTACGAAGATCATGTTACCGAACGCTACCAGGCCAGTGTCGATCATTGGCGCGACACCCGTGGCATGAGCGATGAAGCCATCGTTGAGCTGATTAAGAGCGATGGCATCGATATCTTGATCGATATTTCCGGCCATTCCACCGATAACCGGCTCGGTGTTTTTGCGCGCAAGCCGGCACCCGTCTCCTTACATTGGCTCGATTTCGGCTATACCACCGGTCTGACTGCCGTCGATTACTATTTAACCGACAGCCAAGGCGTCACCGATGATTGTGACCATCTGTTTTCAGAAAAATTATGGCGACTCGATGGCCCCGCGTTCGCCTATCGACCGGATTTTCAAGAAGAATTCGCGACCGATTCGCCATTTTTACAAGACGGCATCATTACCTTCGGCAGTCTGTCGCGTGCTAATCGCATCAACCATAAGCTCATTGCCGTGTGGGCGGCGATCCTTGATGCCATGCCGAATTCGCGCTTGGTGATCAACAGCGGTGACTTCAAAGATAAGCCGAATCAAGATGCCATGGCCCAGCGCTTTGTCGATCTCGGTATTGCGCGCGATCGTCTTGAGGTCGGTTATGACAGTCCGTCGCGGATACCTCTGAGTAAGATCGACATCAGTTTGGATTGCTTTCCACATAATTCCGGCACCACCTTGATCGAATCGCTGTATATGGGGGTGCCTTTCGTGAGTTTGGCGAATCGGCCTACCGTCGGTCGTATCGGTTCGAGTGTGCTGGCTGCAGCCGGTCATCGCGAATGGATCGCCGAAACCGAAATGGAGTATGCCGAAAAGGTCTTGACCTTGGCGCACGACACCGAAGCCTTGATACATTTGAGGAAAAATTTGCGCCGTGAAATACAAGGCTCGCCACTGATGGATGAAGTTGGCTTTGCCCGTTCGGTCGAAAAAGCCTATCGCCAAATGTGGCAAATCTATTGCCAAAAGGATAATGCATGA
- the fliD gene encoding flagellar filament capping protein FliD, translating to MAIQSTGIGSGLDVTGIVSKLMQLESAPLTTIQKKQTSYNADLTAYGTLSSAVSSFQSSLTALANSSTFKNLTATSGDSSVASATTTSVASAGSYSLAVTQLAQAQSISSAGQVSSSNAIGSGTSTTISFQFGAITGGTATGGVYTGSTFTQDASNATGTITIDSTNNSLQGIRDAINTAALGVSASIVGDGSATPYHLVLASSTTGANSSMKISASSTGDAAVQALFNYDPGSTQNFTEITSAQSAKLTINGIAITSATNSVSSSVQGMSFNVAKVGSTTITVAANKTAVQSGITAMITAYNNLTTVIGQLTSYNATTKTGGALLGDPTTRTIQNQLRTTLGTAVNGTGGGFTSLAQIGITFQKDGTLAADSTKLTTALNSNFGDIGGLFASMGKSNDSLSTLVGSSSATQAGNYAVNITQIATQGLMVGNTNLNSASTTIAAGTTIGVTLDGVTANVSLPAGSYNATQFATMLQSSINGSSGFSSGGLSVVASIDTNGFLNLQSASFGSTSSINLANSSGTLISAFSGTVSGGTNGKNVAGSFNGVSATGKGQILTGSGGSASEGLQLLINGGSTGSRGSVNFSQGYAYQLNNLTSSILSSTGTIASATKGINSSLTQLTTQTTNLNARLALTQARLMAQYSALDTIISSAQATTSFLTQQIGVLNGTTSK from the coding sequence GTGGCAATACAATCCACCGGCATCGGTTCTGGCCTCGACGTCACTGGCATCGTCAGCAAGCTCATGCAGCTCGAAAGCGCACCGCTGACGACGATACAAAAAAAACAGACCAGCTACAATGCCGACTTGACCGCTTACGGTACGCTCAGCAGTGCGGTCAGCTCGTTTCAGAGTTCGCTCACGGCCCTGGCTAATTCCTCCACGTTTAAAAACCTGACGGCTACTTCGGGCGACTCCAGCGTTGCCTCGGCCACCACTACCAGCGTTGCCTCAGCCGGCAGCTACAGCCTGGCCGTCACACAGCTAGCGCAAGCACAATCGATTTCCAGTGCCGGTCAGGTGTCCTCGTCGAATGCGATAGGCAGCGGCACCAGCACCACCATCAGCTTTCAATTTGGGGCGATTACCGGCGGCACGGCAACCGGCGGCGTATATACCGGCTCGACGTTTACTCAAGATGCCAGCAATGCCACCGGCACGATTACCATAGATAGCACGAATAATTCTTTGCAAGGCATACGCGACGCCATCAATACGGCCGCCTTGGGCGTGTCCGCCTCGATCGTCGGTGATGGCAGTGCCACACCGTATCACTTGGTACTGGCCTCTTCGACCACGGGTGCCAACTCGAGCATGAAGATCAGCGCTTCCAGTACTGGCGACGCGGCCGTGCAAGCCTTATTCAATTATGATCCGGGCAGCACCCAGAATTTCACCGAAATCACCTCGGCCCAGAGTGCCAAGCTGACCATCAATGGCATCGCCATCACCAGCGCGACCAACAGCGTGAGCAGTTCGGTGCAAGGGATGAGTTTCAATGTCGCAAAAGTCGGCAGCACCACCATTACTGTGGCGGCCAATAAAACCGCGGTGCAATCGGGGATTACCGCGATGATCACCGCGTATAACAACCTCACTACGGTCATCGGCCAACTCACCTCCTACAATGCCACCACCAAGACCGGCGGCGCGCTGCTGGGTGACCCGACTACCCGCACCATACAAAACCAGTTGCGTACCACTCTGGGTACGGCGGTCAATGGTACCGGCGGCGGCTTTACCAGCTTGGCGCAGATTGGTATCACGTTTCAAAAAGATGGCACGCTGGCAGCCGACTCGACCAAGCTGACGACGGCACTCAATAGTAATTTCGGCGATATCGGTGGTTTATTCGCCTCCATGGGTAAGTCGAACGATAGCCTGAGCACTCTGGTCGGCTCGAGCTCGGCCACCCAGGCTGGCAATTATGCGGTTAATATCACGCAGATTGCCACTCAGGGGCTGATGGTTGGCAACACCAATCTCAACAGCGCCTCGACCACGATTGCTGCCGGTACCACGATCGGCGTAACGCTCGATGGTGTGACGGCCAACGTCAGCTTACCGGCCGGCAGTTACAACGCCACCCAGTTCGCGACAATGCTGCAATCTTCGATTAATGGCAGCTCCGGTTTTTCCAGCGGTGGCTTATCGGTCGTGGCCTCGATCGACACCAATGGCTTTCTTAATTTGCAATCGGCCAGCTTTGGCAGCACCTCGAGTATCAACTTGGCCAATAGCAGCGGCACCTTGATTTCGGCCTTCAGCGGCACGGTTTCCGGCGGCACCAACGGCAAAAATGTCGCCGGCTCTTTTAACGGCGTATCCGCCACCGGCAAGGGGCAAATTCTGACCGGATCGGGCGGTTCGGCTTCGGAAGGCTTGCAACTGCTGATCAATGGCGGATCAACTGGCAGCCGTGGTTCGGTGAATTTTTCTCAGGGTTACGCGTATCAACTCAATAACCTTACCAGCAGCATCTTGAGCTCGACCGGCACCATCGCCAGCGCCACCAAGGGCATTAACAGCTCACTCACGCAACTGACCACACAAACGACCAATCTCAATGCGCGCTTGGCATTGACGCAGGCACGTCTGATGGCGCAGTACAGCGCACTTGACACGATCATATCGAGTGCGCAGGCGACCACGAGCTTTTTGACACAGCAAATCGGCGTGTTGAACGGCACGACCAGCAAATAG
- the rfbG gene encoding CDP-glucose 4,6-dehydratase, with amino-acid sequence MENLVTLPSPQPDPAYWRGRRVLLTGHTGFKGAWLAFWLHSMGAEVLGIALAPATKPNLFQALGLAEQMHSRVIDIRDAAALKPAVQAFAPQTVFHLAAQALVRAAYADPIATYHTNVMGTAHLLEALRTLSSLEAVLCITTDKVYKNLESPQPYAENAELGGHDPYSASKAASELLIASYRAAFFDAMGVPLAVARAGNVIGGGDWSADRLLPDAIRAWQQGDCLQIRRPDAVRPWQHVLEPLSAYLCLAERLPHQASYATAWNIGPDGAASVRQVIQLAQHAYGSGRTEFAEALSGPHEAGYLALDAGKARRELGIIPRWSLEQAVTRSMHWYRDFAAGQTAEDLCAADLAAYLAPATNAPTGKA; translated from the coding sequence ATGGAAAATTTGGTAACTTTACCGTCGCCTCAGCCTGATCCGGCGTACTGGCGTGGTCGGCGTGTCTTGTTGACAGGTCATACCGGTTTCAAAGGCGCATGGTTGGCGTTCTGGTTACACAGTATGGGTGCCGAGGTGCTCGGTATCGCCTTAGCGCCCGCCACAAAGCCGAATTTATTTCAGGCCTTAGGGCTGGCTGAGCAGATGCACAGCCGTGTGATCGATATCCGCGACGCCGCAGCGCTGAAACCAGCGGTGCAAGCGTTCGCGCCGCAAACCGTGTTCCACCTCGCGGCGCAAGCCTTGGTGCGCGCCGCCTATGCTGATCCGATTGCGACTTACCACACCAATGTGATGGGGACGGCGCACCTGCTCGAAGCCTTGCGCACGCTCAGTTCGCTCGAGGCCGTGCTGTGTATCACCACGGATAAAGTCTATAAAAATCTCGAATCGCCACAGCCTTACGCGGAAAATGCAGAACTTGGCGGCCATGATCCTTACAGTGCCAGCAAGGCCGCGTCAGAATTGCTGATCGCCAGCTATCGTGCGGCATTTTTTGATGCCATGGGCGTGCCGCTGGCAGTCGCCCGTGCGGGGAATGTCATCGGCGGCGGCGATTGGTCGGCTGATCGCTTATTACCCGATGCAATCCGCGCCTGGCAGCAAGGTGATTGTTTGCAGATTCGTCGCCCTGATGCCGTGCGCCCATGGCAGCATGTGCTCGAACCGCTGTCGGCGTATTTATGTTTGGCCGAACGCTTACCGCATCAAGCATCCTACGCCACAGCCTGGAATATCGGCCCGGACGGGGCGGCCAGCGTGCGTCAGGTGATACAACTGGCGCAGCACGCCTATGGCAGTGGCCGCACCGAGTTTGCCGAGGCGTTGAGTGGCCCGCATGAAGCCGGCTACTTGGCACTCGACGCGGGCAAGGCGCGCCGTGAATTAGGCATTATTCCGCGCTGGAGCTTGGAACAAGCGGTGACCCGCAGCATGCATTGGTATCGCGATTTCGCGGCTGGCCAAACGGCCGAGGATTTGTGTGCGGCTGATCTGGCCGCTTATCTGGCACCTGCCACCAATGCGCCAACAGGAAAGGCCTGA
- a CDS encoding dTDP-4-dehydrorhamnose 3,5-epimerase family protein gives MTARFELIETPLQGLHLIQRSVLGDVRGSLQRLFCQDELALFGWSAPLAQVNHTFTRECGSVRGLHLQLPPHGEAKLITCLRGAVWDVAVDLRAGSATFLHWHAVHLVAEQACSYLIPAGFAHGFQTLTDEVEMLYCHSHQYVAESEFGLHAFDPALAITWPLPVTQHSERDRHSAFIDTTFSGIQL, from the coding sequence ATGACAGCGAGGTTTGAACTGATAGAAACACCTTTGCAAGGCTTGCATCTGATACAAAGAAGCGTGCTCGGCGATGTGCGCGGCAGCTTGCAACGCTTGTTTTGCCAAGACGAATTGGCGCTGTTCGGCTGGTCGGCACCGCTGGCCCAAGTCAATCATACTTTTACGCGTGAGTGCGGCAGCGTGCGCGGTCTGCATTTGCAATTGCCGCCACACGGCGAAGCAAAATTGATTACCTGTTTGCGTGGCGCAGTGTGGGATGTGGCGGTCGATTTACGCGCTGGCTCAGCGACATTTTTGCACTGGCATGCCGTGCATTTGGTGGCGGAACAAGCTTGTTCTTACTTGATACCGGCCGGTTTTGCGCATGGCTTTCAAACCCTCACGGATGAGGTGGAAATGCTGTACTGCCATAGCCATCAGTATGTTGCTGAGAGCGAATTCGGCCTGCACGCGTTCGACCCGGCGCTGGCGATCACTTGGCCTTTGCCGGTGACGCAACACTCTGAGCGCGACCGTCATAGTGCTTTTATTGATACGACTTTTTCAGGAATTCAATTATGA